The following are from one region of the Candidatus Denitrolinea symbiosum genome:
- a CDS encoding lysine--tRNA ligase, giving the protein MSEYSPLEKIRIQKLEELRAEGIEPYPTRATRTHTSVQAVAEFEAAEKEGRQVEATLAGRIRAVRPMGKLSFAHIEDGEGKVQLFFRVNEIGQDQVDLFNKMFDIGDFIQASGSMIRTKTGEATLLVREFKMLAKAVSPLPAAKDETLEDGTVVRHAALEDAEIRARQRYADLAVNPEVRETFRKRAAIVKALREFLDGKGFLEVETPILQPLYGGAAARPFVTHHNELDQDMYLRISFELYLKRLLVGNLEKVYEIGRDFRNEGVSFKHNPEFTQLEFYWAYADYLQVMELAEQMVSTVAQQVLGTTKIKYKEHEIDLTPPWRRLEMRQGLLDATGVDIYAHVDSDSLAAALRAKGFVPPVGVTRGKLVDWALSEKLEPTLIQPTFLYDYPRDISPLAKSRPGDPLTVERFEVYIAGFELCNAFTELNDPLDQESRFLEMGRDYKSDDEERHPLDEDYLRAMRYGMPPTGGFGMGVDRLVMLLTDKRSIREVLLFPALRKEE; this is encoded by the coding sequence ATGTCAGAATATTCCCCGCTTGAGAAGATCCGCATCCAGAAACTGGAGGAGTTGCGCGCCGAGGGGATCGAGCCGTATCCCACGCGCGCGACGCGCACGCATACCAGCGTGCAGGCCGTCGCCGAATTCGAAGCCGCCGAGAAGGAGGGACGCCAGGTCGAAGCGACTTTGGCGGGACGCATCCGCGCCGTGCGGCCGATGGGCAAACTCTCGTTCGCGCACATCGAGGACGGCGAGGGCAAAGTCCAGTTGTTCTTCCGCGTCAACGAGATCGGACAGGACCAGGTGGACCTCTTCAATAAGATGTTTGATATCGGCGATTTCATCCAGGCGAGCGGGAGCATGATCCGCACGAAGACGGGCGAGGCGACGCTGCTCGTCCGCGAGTTCAAGATGCTGGCGAAGGCCGTCAGCCCGCTGCCCGCCGCGAAAGACGAGACGCTCGAAGACGGGACGGTCGTCCGCCATGCCGCGCTCGAAGACGCGGAGATCCGCGCCCGCCAGCGCTACGCGGACCTGGCCGTCAATCCCGAAGTCCGCGAGACGTTCCGCAAGCGCGCCGCCATCGTCAAGGCGCTGCGCGAGTTCCTCGACGGTAAAGGTTTCCTCGAAGTCGAAACGCCCATCCTCCAGCCGTTGTATGGCGGCGCGGCGGCGCGTCCGTTCGTCACGCATCACAACGAACTCGACCAGGACATGTATCTGAGAATTTCGTTCGAGTTGTATCTCAAACGCCTGCTGGTCGGCAACCTCGAAAAGGTCTACGAGATCGGGCGCGACTTCCGCAACGAGGGCGTCTCGTTCAAGCACAATCCCGAATTCACGCAGCTCGAATTCTATTGGGCCTACGCCGATTATTTGCAGGTGATGGAATTGGCCGAGCAGATGGTCTCGACCGTCGCGCAGCAAGTCCTCGGGACGACGAAGATCAAATACAAGGAACACGAGATAGACCTGACCCCTCCCTGGCGGCGGCTCGAAATGCGGCAGGGACTGCTCGACGCGACCGGCGTGGACATTTACGCGCACGTCGATTCGGACTCGCTTGCGGCGGCTCTGCGGGCGAAGGGCTTTGTTCCTCCCGTCGGCGTGACGCGCGGCAAACTGGTGGACTGGGCGCTCTCCGAGAAACTCGAACCGACGCTCATCCAGCCGACCTTCCTCTACGACTATCCGCGCGACATCTCCCCGCTGGCGAAGTCGCGTCCCGGCGACCCGCTGACGGTGGAACGCTTCGAGGTGTACATCGCGGGATTCGAATTATGCAACGCCTTCACCGAGTTGAACGATCCGCTCGACCAGGAGTCCCGCTTCCTTGAGATGGGACGCGACTACAAGTCGGACGACGAGGAACGCCATCCGCTCGACGAGGATTATCTGCGCGCCATGCGTTACGGGATGCCTCCCACCGGCGGCTTCGGCATGGGTGTGGACCGTCTCGTGATGTTGTTGACCGACAAGCGCTCCATCCGCGAAGTCTTGCTGTTCCCCGCCCTGCGGAAGGAAGAATGA
- a CDS encoding transcription elongation factor GreA, producing MPTTFLTKEGFQKLQEELDYLRTVKRQEVAERLHEAMEGGELIENAEYEAAKNEQAFVEGRIQELEVMLATARIIEETGKSKEGLIQVGSTITIEQEGSPAETFIIVGAAEANPREGKISNESPIGKAVIGHKAGETLQVETPGGHFKVKIVKVK from the coding sequence ATGCCAACAACATTCCTGACTAAAGAAGGCTTCCAGAAGCTTCAGGAAGAACTGGACTATTTGCGCACAGTGAAGCGTCAGGAAGTCGCTGAGCGCCTGCATGAAGCCATGGAAGGCGGGGAGTTGATCGAGAACGCCGAATACGAGGCCGCCAAGAACGAGCAGGCCTTTGTGGAAGGCCGCATCCAGGAATTGGAAGTGATGCTTGCCACCGCGCGCATCATCGAAGAGACCGGCAAGAGCAAGGAGGGCCTGATCCAGGTTGGCTCAACAATTACCATCGAGCAGGAAGGCTCTCCTGCCGAGACCTTCATCATCGTGGGCGCGGCGGAAGCCAACCCGCGCGAAGGCAAGATCTCCAACGAATCGCCCATCGGCAAGGCCGTGATCGGTCATAAAGCCGGGGAGACGCTGCAGGTGGAGACGCCCGGCGGCCATTTCAAGGTCAAGATCGTCAAGGTGAAGTAA
- a CDS encoding GlcNAc-PI de-N-acetylase, with protein MAASIASLHYLSGKINLWFNQDMRWIYISPHLDDAVLSAGGLIYDQARRGERVEIWTLVCGFPPEGELTPFAQVLHFMWGFSSAEETVRLRRAEDERAAAIVGAQAVHFDGFLDCIYRRNGDGDPLYPTEVFAPPHPADDELAAKMTAALASRLQPDDVALCPLTVGHHVDHVLVRRAAEGLNRPLTYYADVPYVLNHPEELAPLMDGGRMEVQEVSSEGVEAWNRGVAAYASQISTLFESPEAMRSSLEAYARAGVRLWRFGQSDFLESRMKS; from the coding sequence ATGGCGGCCTCCATTGCGAGTTTACATTACTTGTCCGGGAAAATCAACCTGTGGTTTAATCAGGACATGCGCTGGATTTACATTTCCCCTCATCTGGACGACGCCGTCCTCTCCGCGGGCGGGTTGATCTACGACCAGGCGCGCCGGGGCGAGCGCGTCGAAATCTGGACCCTCGTCTGCGGCTTCCCTCCCGAAGGCGAACTCACGCCCTTCGCGCAAGTCCTTCACTTCATGTGGGGATTCTCGTCCGCCGAAGAGACGGTGCGCCTGCGGCGGGCGGAGGACGAACGCGCCGCGGCCATCGTGGGCGCGCAAGCCGTCCACTTTGACGGTTTTCTCGACTGCATCTACCGGCGGAACGGAGACGGCGATCCGCTCTACCCGACGGAAGTGTTCGCGCCGCCGCATCCCGCGGACGACGAACTGGCCGCGAAGATGACCGCCGCGCTCGCGTCCCGCCTCCAGCCGGACGATGTGGCGCTTTGCCCGTTGACGGTCGGCCATCACGTGGACCACGTCCTCGTGCGGCGCGCGGCGGAGGGGCTGAATCGCCCGCTGACGTATTATGCCGACGTCCCGTATGTGCTGAACCATCCCGAAGAGTTGGCTCCGCTGATGGACGGCGGCCGGATGGAGGTCCAGGAGGTTTCGAGCGAGGGCGTCGAGGCCTGGAATCGGGGAGTGGCCGCCTACGCGTCCCAGATTTCCACGCTGTTCGAAAGCCCCGAAGCGATGCGGTCTTCGCTGGAGGCCTACGCCCGGGCGGGAGTCCGCCTTTGGCGATTTGGGCAGTCGGATTTCCTTGAAAGCCGCATGAAATCGTGA
- a CDS encoding ADP-ribose pyrophosphatase: MPFKLLGSEILFKGRAFAIRRDWLKTPDDRETKYDIIEHGGSVALIPLDAQGNLLFVRQYRHAAGMDLLELPAGTLDAGEAPEVCAAREIREETGFAAGRLEKLGEFYLAPGYSTEFMVVFLATELSYDPLEADADEFLSVEKIPLAEAFRKAERGEIPDAKSLAALTLARPRLQDGLDSR, encoded by the coding sequence ATGCCATTCAAACTACTCGGATCTGAAATCCTGTTCAAAGGCCGCGCCTTCGCCATCCGCCGCGACTGGCTGAAGACGCCCGACGACCGCGAAACCAAATACGACATCATCGAACACGGCGGGTCAGTGGCGCTGATCCCGCTCGACGCGCAGGGCAACCTGCTCTTCGTGCGGCAGTACCGTCACGCCGCGGGCATGGACCTGCTCGAACTCCCGGCTGGGACGCTGGACGCGGGCGAGGCTCCCGAAGTCTGCGCGGCGCGCGAGATCCGCGAAGAGACGGGCTTCGCGGCGGGCAGACTGGAGAAACTGGGCGAGTTCTATCTCGCGCCGGGCTACTCCACCGAATTCATGGTGGTGTTCCTCGCCACAGAGTTATCGTACGATCCGCTCGAGGCGGACGCGGACGAATTTCTCAGCGTGGAAAAAATCCCGCTGGCAGAGGCCTTCCGCAAGGCGGAGCGAGGCGAGATCCCAGACGCGAAGTCGCTGGCGGCGCTGACCTTGGCGCGTCCGCGCTTGCAAGACGGGTTGGATTCTCGTTGA
- a CDS encoding adenylosuccinate lyase produces the protein MTDALHALSPLDGRYADAAAPLRDFFSEFAYLRGRVRVELDFLAALSDLGLFRPLSASESARLASVHADFSDADAESILACERQTRHDVKAIEYFLRDKLQTNSLADAIPWLHFGLTSEDVNNLAQALALKGSRDQVILPALDSLLAALCDFALRHRAVPMLARTHGQPAVPTTLGKEFAVYAARLQKVRADVASFRFEAKLTGAVGNFNALQAAAPRVDWIAFSQTFVAGFDLEPNLVATQILPYDNWIRYFDLLRLTNSILIDFAQDVWRYISDGGLKQAVVAGEVGSSTMPQKVNPIDFENAEGNLGLANALFAFYAQKLPVSRLQRDLSDSTVRRTFGAALGHCLVAWTSLGRGMKRIAPDEEKIEAELNAHWEVVAEGAQTILRAAGRDDAYESLKARTRGRVLTEADYKSWCEAIDVDEATRARLLSLSPASYIGLAVELTERVCKR, from the coding sequence ATGACCGACGCGCTGCACGCCCTCTCCCCTCTGGATGGACGCTATGCCGACGCGGCCGCGCCGCTGCGGGACTTCTTCTCCGAATTCGCCTACCTGCGCGGACGCGTGCGCGTCGAACTCGACTTTCTGGCGGCCCTCTCCGACCTCGGCCTGTTCCGCCCCCTGAGCGCTTCCGAATCCGCCCGCCTCGCCTCCGTCCATGCGGATTTCTCCGACGCCGACGCGGAATCCATCCTCGCCTGCGAGCGCCAGACGCGGCACGACGTCAAAGCCATCGAATATTTCCTTCGGGACAAGTTGCAAACCAACTCGCTGGCAGACGCGATCCCGTGGCTTCACTTCGGCTTGACCTCGGAGGACGTCAACAACCTCGCGCAAGCCCTCGCCCTGAAAGGTTCGCGGGACCAAGTCATCCTCCCCGCGCTCGATTCCCTCCTTGCCGCGCTCTGCGACTTCGCCCTCCGTCATCGCGCCGTCCCCATGCTGGCGCGCACGCACGGACAGCCCGCCGTCCCCACCACGCTGGGAAAGGAATTCGCGGTCTACGCGGCGCGTCTCCAAAAAGTCCGCGCCGACGTCGCCTCCTTCCGCTTCGAAGCCAAACTGACGGGCGCGGTCGGCAACTTCAACGCCCTGCAAGCCGCCGCCCCGCGCGTGGATTGGATCGCGTTCAGCCAAACCTTCGTCGCGGGTTTCGACCTCGAACCCAACCTGGTCGCCACACAAATCCTTCCCTACGACAACTGGATCCGCTACTTCGACCTCCTCCGCCTCACCAACTCCATCCTGATTGATTTCGCGCAGGATGTTTGGCGTTACATCAGCGACGGCGGTTTGAAACAGGCGGTCGTCGCAGGCGAGGTCGGTTCCTCGACGATGCCGCAGAAAGTGAATCCGATTGACTTCGAAAACGCAGAGGGGAACCTCGGTCTCGCAAACGCGCTGTTCGCGTTCTACGCCCAAAAATTACCCGTCTCGCGCCTGCAACGCGACCTCTCAGACTCCACCGTGCGGCGGACGTTCGGCGCGGCGCTGGGTCACTGCCTCGTGGCGTGGACCAGCCTCGGGCGGGGGATGAAGCGCATCGCCCCCGACGAGGAAAAAATCGAAGCCGAGTTGAACGCCCACTGGGAAGTCGTCGCCGAGGGCGCGCAGACCATCCTGCGCGCGGCGGGACGGGACGACGCGTACGAGTCGCTCAAAGCGCGGACGCGCGGCCGCGTCCTGACCGAGGCCGATTACAAGTCCTGGTGCGAAGCGATTGACGTGGACGAAGCGACGCGCGCCCGCCTGCTCAGTCTCTCCCCCGCGTCGTATATCGGGCTGGCCGTCGAGTTGACCGAGCGGGTCTGCAAACGCTGA